One segment of Candidatus Latescibacterota bacterium DNA contains the following:
- a CDS encoding (2Fe-2S)-binding protein produces MSWDLPPERRETVTLRCTVNGRAVEREVETTRRLLHFLREDLGLTGAKEVCAEGECGACNVIMDGRLVNSCLVLAAEAQDATITTVEGLAGHPVQTAMMDTHAVQCGYCFPGLVLSAADLLAKTPHPDRAAIKAALAGNICRCTGYAKILDAVELAARTLDPGQDA; encoded by the coding sequence ATGAGCTGGGACCTGCCGCCGGAGCGCCGCGAGACCGTCACCCTGCGCTGCACGGTGAACGGGCGCGCAGTGGAACGCGAGGTCGAGACCACGCGGCGGCTGCTGCACTTCCTGCGCGAGGACCTCGGGCTCACGGGCGCCAAGGAGGTCTGCGCCGAGGGCGAGTGCGGCGCCTGCAACGTCATCATGGACGGGCGGCTGGTGAACAGCTGTCTCGTGCTCGCGGCCGAAGCCCAGGATGCCACGATCACGACAGTCGAAGGCCTCGCCGGCCACCCCGTGCAGACCGCGATGATGGACACGCACGCCGTGCAGTGCGGCTACTGCTTCCCGGGCCTGGTGCTGAGCGCGGCGGACCTGCTGGCCAAGACGCCGCATCCCGACCGCGCCGCGATCAAAGCCGCGCTGGCGGGGAACATCTGCCGCTGCACCGGCTATGCGAAGATCCTCGATGCCGTTGAGCTGGCGGCCCGGACCCTCGACCCGGGGCAGGACGCATGA
- a CDS encoding threonine synthase, whose protein sequence is MSIAPQGPVEARCSACGRAAAIAPDLYTCTQCGGTLDLLYDYPALARRLAAAGGEGVNPMLLLSPVRLAADDALFFELLDWTREQPATRLADALGARHLTLLDETRLPSGSLKDRATLAVLLRAREMGARTVACASTGNAGASLACLAARLGMEAVVFAPKRAPAGKLRQVQAHGARLILVDGNYDLAYELCLEATRRFGWVSRNTAHNPWCAEGKKSAALALARPGVRKIADAILVPAGDGCILAGVHKGLVDLQRVGWIDDLPRLIAVQPEGSAAIADAWRAGRGIEAVHAQSVADSLVVDRPRDGEKALRALRETDGFAVTVSDQEILAASYELARLEGIFAEPAGAASIAGLRRALADGLLEPDARVVALVTGHGLKDADALAPLFTPAPVITALEEVAP, encoded by the coding sequence GTGAGCATCGCGCCCCAGGGACCGGTCGAGGCCCGCTGCAGCGCCTGCGGGCGCGCGGCGGCCATCGCGCCCGACTTGTACACGTGTACACAGTGCGGCGGAACCCTGGACCTTCTTTACGACTACCCCGCGCTGGCCCGCCGCCTGGCCGCGGCGGGCGGCGAGGGCGTCAACCCGATGCTGCTGCTCTCGCCCGTGCGCCTCGCCGCCGATGACGCGCTCTTCTTCGAGCTGCTGGACTGGACGCGCGAGCAGCCGGCGACCCGTCTCGCTGACGCGCTCGGCGCACGCCACCTCACCCTGCTCGACGAGACCCGCCTCCCCTCGGGCAGCCTCAAGGATCGCGCCACGCTCGCGGTGCTTCTCCGCGCCCGCGAGATGGGCGCGCGCACGGTGGCCTGCGCGTCCACGGGCAACGCGGGCGCGTCGCTGGCCTGTCTCGCCGCGCGGCTGGGCATGGAGGCCGTTGTCTTTGCGCCGAAGCGCGCCCCCGCGGGCAAGCTGCGCCAGGTGCAGGCCCACGGCGCGCGGCTCATCCTCGTGGACGGCAACTACGACCTCGCCTACGAGCTCTGCCTCGAGGCCACGCGCCGCTTCGGCTGGGTGTCACGCAACACCGCGCACAATCCCTGGTGCGCCGAGGGCAAGAAGAGCGCGGCGCTGGCGCTCGCGCGGCCCGGCGTGCGCAAGATCGCCGACGCGATCCTCGTCCCCGCGGGCGACGGCTGCATCCTCGCCGGGGTGCACAAGGGCCTCGTGGACCTGCAGCGCGTGGGCTGGATCGACGACTTGCCCCGCCTGATCGCGGTGCAGCCCGAGGGCTCGGCGGCCATCGCCGACGCCTGGCGCGCGGGACGCGGCATCGAAGCCGTGCACGCGCAGTCGGTGGCCGACTCGCTGGTGGTCGACCGCCCCCGCGACGGCGAGAAGGCCCTCCGCGCGCTGCGCGAGACGGACGGCTTCGCGGTGACCGTGAGCGATCAGGAGATCTTGGCCGCGTCCTACGAGCTCGCGCGGCTCGAGGGCATCTTCGCCGAGCCGGCGGGCGCGGCGTCCATCGCCGGCCTTCGCCGCGCGCTGGCCGACGGCCTGCTGGAACCGGACGCGCGGGTCGTCGCGCTCGTCACCGGCCACGGCCTCAAGGACGCCGACGCCCTCGCGCCGCTCTTCACGCCGGCGCCGGTGATCACGGCGCTGGAGGAGGTGGCGCCATGA
- a CDS encoding ornithine carbamoyltransferase → MDLRGHDYIATQDWRLSELQHLIDRAGELKRQFKAGEPHRLLPDKTVFLFFLDKSTRTRNSFEAGATQLGAHAHFIDASTSQMAHGESPKDMGIILSSYGHGIAIRHDLVPGEGNTLMRAVAEHASVPVINMQCDVDHPCQTLADLMTLQELRGRDLRGLRLAVSWAYAPSYAKPVSVPQGLLTLMPRFGVDVILAHPPGYELMPEQVEIAVANAAAAGTRLEFTDDMDAAFENADVVYPKSWGALNYFGNPQEGLALAAAHKDWICDERRMAIANKDALYMHCLPADRGNEVTDAVIDGPQSVVYPEAENRLHTCKAIMAETM, encoded by the coding sequence ATGGACTTGCGGGGACACGACTACATCGCCACCCAGGACTGGCGGCTCAGCGAGCTGCAGCACCTGATCGACCGCGCCGGCGAGCTCAAGCGGCAGTTCAAGGCCGGCGAGCCGCACCGTCTGCTGCCGGACAAGACCGTCTTCCTCTTCTTTCTCGACAAGTCCACCCGCACCCGCAACAGCTTCGAGGCCGGCGCCACGCAGCTCGGGGCGCACGCGCACTTCATCGACGCCTCCACCAGCCAGATGGCCCACGGCGAGAGCCCGAAGGACATGGGCATCATCTTGAGCAGCTACGGCCACGGCATCGCGATCCGTCACGACCTGGTGCCCGGCGAGGGGAACACGCTCATGCGCGCGGTGGCCGAGCACGCGAGCGTGCCGGTCATCAACATGCAGTGCGACGTGGACCACCCCTGTCAGACCCTCGCCGACCTCATGACCCTGCAGGAGCTGCGCGGCCGCGACCTGCGCGGCCTGCGCCTGGCCGTGAGCTGGGCCTACGCGCCGAGCTACGCCAAACCGGTGAGCGTGCCGCAGGGCCTGCTCACGCTGATGCCGCGCTTCGGGGTGGACGTCATCCTGGCTCACCCGCCCGGCTACGAGCTGATGCCCGAGCAGGTGGAGATCGCGGTGGCCAACGCCGCCGCGGCGGGCACGCGCCTCGAGTTCACCGACGACATGGACGCCGCCTTCGAGAACGCGGACGTCGTCTACCCCAAGAGCTGGGGCGCGCTGAACTACTTCGGCAATCCGCAGGAGGGCCTCGCGCTGGCCGCCGCGCACAAGGACTGGATCTGCGACGAGCGGCGCATGGCCATCGCCAACAAGGACGCCCTCTACATGCACTGCCTCCCGGCCGACCGCGGCAACGAAGTGACGGACGCGGTGATCGACGGCCCGCAGTCGGTGGTCTACCCCGAAGCGGAGAACCGGCTGCACACCTGCAAGGCGATCATGGCGGAGACGATGTGA
- a CDS encoding T9SS type A sorting domain-containing protein gives MRTFSLLALALWLGPGTAQAELSGTVWTEFNRTYVGTDGPVYAACDVPGLGRFFGGAFHHVGDLTVWNIFQVSELGDDDACGSTCAPVGDGFLTPVRSLAAFQGELIAGGDFPGHLFRWDGSTWTQLGDFTDTVWELWANDGVLYVGGDFGLRSWNGTTWRDYPWIPLSSVAAVTIYQGQLVAAGIGADYICVWNGSDWEFLYPYYYFDFNDVIYAMTVFQDKLYVGGDLHGDVPAGEPAVDNLAYWDGSAWHGMEEHGAQSPAGPVYTLLSGPEWQVDALLVGGNFPAAYGHEANLAYWTGQAWGVSYFGLDGTDGPVYALDGEAANFLAVGNFSHYGTVDTGRAFHKSFINGHLDRYGSTGKGLSSDALCLEAHDGQVFVGGYFAQAGEVVVNGIARWDGGAWNALDAPDEPCDWTVPALHDFDGVLYSIDYHTHGVRRWDGADWTSLDGDLGNGGYALGDHDGHLVVGGAFTSIDAQPCARVAMRVDSLWVPLGAGIAGSNDFPVVRALADFGGDLYAAGEFTLAGGQPAANVARWDGADWHPLGEGVDGAVHALLVDSGLLYVGGDFTHAGGLPAAGVARWDGATWTPIGDTIQGHVYALASFAGHLVAGGSFLLSDDPSAGDLVYWDAGAWHGIVDMPIGGAMSLLPRGDELWIAGLFQEIRDGAAYIPSYGVAVFEADLTAVESSGGGALALRLAHPNPFNPSTTLRFDLGAAGPARLSLHDAQGRRVRVLAEGVFAAGEQVLTWDGRDDAGRALPSGVYFSRLEAEGRVESSKLVLAR, from the coding sequence ATGCGGACGTTTTCGCTGCTGGCGCTCGCGTTGTGGCTGGGGCCAGGGACGGCACAGGCCGAGCTGTCGGGCACGGTGTGGACGGAGTTCAACCGCACCTACGTGGGCACGGACGGTCCCGTCTACGCCGCCTGCGACGTGCCGGGGCTTGGCCGCTTCTTCGGCGGCGCCTTCCACCACGTGGGTGACCTGACGGTGTGGAACATCTTCCAGGTGAGCGAACTGGGCGATGACGACGCCTGCGGCAGCACCTGCGCGCCCGTCGGCGATGGGTTTCTGACCCCAGTGCGATCGCTGGCGGCCTTCCAGGGAGAACTCATCGCCGGCGGCGACTTTCCCGGGCATCTCTTCCGCTGGGACGGAAGCACCTGGACGCAACTGGGAGACTTCACCGACACGGTCTGGGAGCTCTGGGCCAACGACGGCGTGCTCTACGTGGGCGGTGACTTTGGCCTGCGCTCCTGGAATGGGACGACATGGCGCGACTACCCATGGATCCCACTGAGCAGCGTGGCAGCCGTGACGATCTACCAGGGACAGCTCGTCGCGGCGGGGATCGGCGCCGACTACATCTGCGTCTGGAACGGCTCCGACTGGGAGTTTCTCTACCCCTACTACTACTTCGACTTCAATGACGTGATCTACGCCATGACCGTCTTTCAGGACAAGCTCTACGTGGGCGGGGACCTGCATGGCGACGTGCCGGCGGGCGAACCCGCGGTGGACAACCTGGCCTACTGGGACGGCAGCGCCTGGCATGGGATGGAAGAGCACGGTGCGCAGTCTCCAGCAGGTCCCGTCTACACCTTGCTGAGCGGGCCCGAGTGGCAGGTCGACGCCCTGCTCGTGGGTGGAAACTTCCCTGCCGCCTACGGTCACGAAGCGAATCTCGCCTACTGGACCGGGCAAGCGTGGGGCGTGTCCTACTTCGGATTGGATGGGACCGATGGGCCCGTCTACGCGCTCGACGGGGAAGCGGCCAACTTCCTCGCCGTTGGCAACTTCAGCCACTACGGCACTGTCGATACGGGCAGAGCCTTCCACAAGAGCTTCATCAATGGCCACCTCGACCGCTATGGAAGCACGGGGAAGGGCCTGAGCAGCGACGCCCTGTGCCTGGAAGCTCACGACGGGCAGGTCTTCGTCGGTGGCTACTTCGCACAGGCGGGCGAGGTCGTTGTCAACGGCATCGCCCGCTGGGACGGCGGCGCGTGGAACGCGCTGGACGCGCCCGACGAGCCCTGTGACTGGACCGTCCCCGCGCTTCACGACTTCGACGGTGTCCTCTACTCCATCGACTACCACACCCACGGTGTTCGTCGCTGGGACGGTGCCGACTGGACCAGCCTCGACGGCGACCTCGGCAACGGTGGCTACGCGTTGGGGGACCACGACGGGCATCTGGTCGTGGGCGGCGCGTTCACCAGCATCGACGCCCAGCCCTGCGCGCGCGTGGCGATGCGGGTGGACTCGCTCTGGGTTCCGCTGGGCGCCGGGATCGCTGGCAGCAACGACTTCCCCGTCGTGAGAGCCCTGGCCGACTTCGGCGGCGACCTCTACGCCGCCGGCGAATTCACGCTCGCGGGCGGTCAGCCGGCCGCGAACGTCGCGCGCTGGGACGGCGCCGACTGGCATCCCCTCGGTGAGGGCGTCGATGGCGCCGTGCACGCGCTGCTGGTCGACAGCGGCCTGCTCTACGTGGGCGGCGACTTCACTCACGCCGGCGGCCTGCCTGCCGCGGGCGTCGCGCGCTGGGACGGCGCCACCTGGACTCCGATCGGCGACACGATCCAGGGTCACGTCTACGCGCTTGCGTCGTTCGCCGGCCACCTGGTAGCCGGGGGCTCGTTCCTCCTCAGCGACGATCCCAGCGCCGGGGACCTCGTCTACTGGGACGCCGGCGCCTGGCACGGGATCGTTGACATGCCCATCGGTGGGGCGATGTCCCTGCTCCCTCGCGGCGACGAGTTGTGGATCGCCGGCCTGTTCCAGGAGATCCGGGACGGGGCCGCCTACATCCCCTCGTATGGTGTGGCCGTGTTCGAGGCGGATCTTACGGCCGTGGAGTCCAGCGGTGGGGGCGCACTGGCGCTGCGCCTCGCCCACCCGAATCCCTTCAACCCGAGCACGACGCTGCGCTTTGATCTGGGCGCCGCGGGTCCCGCGCGGCTGAGTCTTCACGACGCGCAGGGACGCCGGGTGCGCGTGCTGGCGGAGGGCGTGTTCGCCGCCGGCGAGCAGGTCCTGACCTGGGATGGTCGCGACGACGCCGGCCGGGCCCTGCCGTCGGGGGTCTACTTCTCGCGTCTCGAGGCCGAGGGTCGGGTCGAGAGCAGCAAGCTGGTGCTGGCGCGCTAG
- a CDS encoding MotA/TolQ/ExbB proton channel family protein codes for MIEILDKTGILIYPLALCSLLALTLTLERVWALRRGRVLPREILEVVGAARPGRDLSMAIEVCRKNPGVFADVMRAGLEQADRPWEQMRDALLDAGRQRTPVLERHLVWLSTIAQAAPLLGLLGTVLGMIRMFASISVSGLGDPGALSEGISEAMFTTAIGLVIGIPTLVAYNLIAARSEALVAEIEAQATQLLTRLRGEREAA; via the coding sequence ATGATCGAGATCCTGGACAAGACCGGCATCCTCATCTACCCGCTGGCGCTCTGCTCGCTGCTGGCGCTGACCCTCACCCTGGAGCGCGTGTGGGCGCTGCGGCGGGGCCGCGTGCTGCCGCGGGAGATCCTCGAGGTGGTGGGGGCGGCGCGGCCGGGCCGCGATCTCAGCATGGCGATCGAGGTCTGTCGCAAGAACCCGGGCGTCTTCGCCGACGTGATGCGCGCCGGCCTCGAACAGGCCGACCGCCCCTGGGAGCAGATGCGCGACGCGCTGCTCGACGCGGGCCGCCAGCGCACGCCCGTGCTCGAGCGGCACCTGGTCTGGCTCTCGACCATCGCGCAGGCCGCGCCGCTGCTGGGTCTGCTGGGGACGGTGCTGGGCATGATCCGGATGTTCGCGTCGATCTCGGTGTCTGGCCTCGGCGATCCGGGCGCGCTGTCCGAGGGCATCAGCGAGGCGATGTTCACCACGGCCATCGGGCTGGTGATCGGCATCCCCACGCTGGTGGCCTACAACCTGATCGCCGCGCGCTCCGAGGCCCTGGTGGCCGAGATCGAGGCGCAGGCCACGCAGCTGCTCACGCGCCTGCGCGGCGAGCGGGAGGCGGCGTGA
- a CDS encoding biopolymer transporter ExbD — MSGMQFRPAGKRPPVTLNLTPLIDVLFLFIIFFTLTSTFKRVGELELRLPDSSTAAPESAEAQKRQLELVATEDGRLLLDGAPVELAALKGALEARRADNPEGRVLIKAEAAVPHGDVVRLLDIVREAGYAGVGIGTQRRSELEGKVAR, encoded by the coding sequence GTGAGCGGCATGCAGTTCCGGCCCGCGGGCAAGCGCCCCCCGGTGACGCTCAACCTGACGCCGCTCATCGACGTGCTCTTTCTCTTCATCATCTTCTTCACGTTGACGAGCACGTTCAAGCGCGTGGGCGAGCTGGAGCTGCGCCTGCCGGATTCCAGCACGGCGGCGCCGGAGAGCGCCGAGGCACAGAAGCGTCAGCTCGAGCTGGTGGCCACCGAGGACGGACGCCTGCTCCTGGATGGCGCGCCGGTGGAGCTGGCGGCGCTGAAGGGCGCGCTCGAGGCGCGGCGGGCTGACAACCCCGAAGGCCGCGTGCTGATCAAGGCCGAGGCGGCCGTGCCCCATGGCGACGTGGTGCGCCTGCTGGACATCGTCCGCGAAGCGGGCTACGCCGGCGTGGGGATCGGCACGCAGCGGCGGAGTGAGCTGGAAGGGAAGGTGGCGCGCTAG
- a CDS encoding T9SS type A sorting domain-containing protein, with translation MLRSLRIGAALLLMAGAAAGIARAECYDYDQGFHWASVAPSGEGAETVALQGNLCLVGGTGPELRILDLAHPSLPQLLGTLPTPGVIVDIEITDDYAVLGILVNAEPYDQSALWTVDFSDPHAPVQLGGVVFDGTGDFVDLAGQTAYFENRLPAPPEGDNGLVGIDLSDPANPALLGRISFGAYYGARAVTGNLVHGTHNLFGETSYWIQDISDFANPVSLGSIPGDGIGFYSGLWTTGHHAFVESDAGVAVIDFADPSAPAVVGSIASGQPQAMAFAGDRAYLADTWLRVFDIADPTSPQLLFVEGGAGRSLATSGDLLCSALGTHGLLTVDVGDGMPASPLSTPLTTTTLEVASQGAFAYAVGTDDYFRVLDVSDLTQPLPRGTLYIPGDNPTLVVRGDLAYVLDWQQLRIIDVSNPDLPQVLGVLPLSDLPTDLVIQGDRAYASRQPSGFHTIDISNPSAPSLLHTATFGVLNVNMAVSGDAVYLGDFINGIIVVDNSNPLNPVMVTQLTQVVGEQTELAIADEVLYVSAQDSGLLIYDISSPLAPVQVAVQDFGASGVLDIAGDRMTLRGGRELLFLDRTDPLDLKLLGSASGYVVYTVAQGAEAIFAAGAAPAGLQIFPLACTPTAAPDPAPAPVALRAWPNPFNPQVTLEFSLATPAHGTLEIYDVAGRRLATVAAGSFAAGENRAVWEGRDESGQALPSGVYFARLAAGDARANWKLVLLR, from the coding sequence ATGCTGCGTTCGCTACGGATCGGCGCCGCGCTTCTTCTTATGGCCGGCGCGGCCGCGGGCATCGCGCGCGCGGAGTGTTACGACTACGATCAGGGCTTCCACTGGGCGAGCGTCGCGCCCTCGGGCGAGGGCGCCGAGACGGTCGCTCTCCAGGGCAACCTCTGCCTCGTCGGCGGGACGGGGCCGGAGCTGCGGATCCTGGACCTGGCCCACCCGTCCCTCCCGCAGCTCCTGGGCACGCTGCCGACGCCCGGCGTCATCGTGGACATCGAGATCACCGACGACTACGCCGTACTGGGGATCCTCGTCAACGCGGAGCCCTACGACCAGAGCGCCCTCTGGACCGTGGACTTCAGCGATCCCCACGCGCCGGTTCAGCTCGGCGGCGTGGTCTTCGACGGGACCGGAGACTTCGTGGATCTCGCAGGGCAGACGGCCTACTTCGAGAATCGTCTGCCCGCCCCGCCCGAGGGAGACAACGGACTCGTCGGCATCGATCTGAGCGATCCGGCGAATCCCGCGCTCCTGGGGCGAATCTCCTTCGGCGCCTACTACGGCGCTCGCGCGGTGACCGGGAACCTCGTCCACGGGACGCACAACCTCTTCGGCGAGACCAGCTACTGGATCCAGGACATCTCGGACTTCGCGAATCCCGTCTCTCTGGGGTCGATTCCCGGCGACGGCATCGGCTTCTACAGCGGGCTCTGGACGACGGGACACCACGCCTTCGTCGAGAGCGACGCGGGCGTCGCCGTGATCGACTTCGCCGATCCGTCGGCTCCTGCGGTCGTGGGATCGATCGCCTCCGGACAGCCGCAGGCGATGGCCTTCGCGGGCGATCGCGCCTACCTCGCGGACACGTGGCTGCGCGTGTTCGACATCGCCGACCCCACGTCCCCGCAGCTGCTGTTCGTCGAGGGCGGGGCCGGGCGGAGCCTCGCGACGAGCGGCGATCTGCTCTGCAGCGCGCTCGGCACCCACGGCCTGTTGACGGTGGACGTGGGCGACGGAATGCCGGCGAGCCCGCTGTCGACGCCCCTGACCACGACCACCCTCGAAGTGGCCTCCCAGGGAGCGTTCGCCTACGCCGTCGGCACGGACGACTACTTCCGCGTTCTCGACGTCAGCGATCTCACGCAGCCCCTGCCCCGCGGCACCCTCTACATCCCCGGCGACAATCCGACCCTGGTCGTGCGGGGCGATCTCGCCTACGTGCTCGACTGGCAGCAGCTGCGCATCATCGATGTCTCGAACCCCGACCTGCCCCAGGTGCTGGGCGTTCTCCCCTTGAGCGATCTGCCGACCGATCTGGTCATCCAGGGCGATCGGGCGTACGCGTCGCGCCAGCCGTCGGGCTTCCATACCATCGACATCTCGAACCCCTCCGCGCCGTCCCTGCTGCACACCGCGACCTTCGGTGTGCTCAACGTGAACATGGCGGTGTCGGGGGATGCCGTCTACCTCGGCGATTTCATCAACGGGATCATCGTCGTCGACAACTCCAACCCGCTGAATCCTGTCATGGTGACCCAGCTCACCCAGGTCGTCGGCGAGCAGACGGAACTGGCCATCGCGGACGAAGTTCTCTACGTGAGCGCACAGGACTCGGGCCTGCTCATCTATGACATCAGCAGTCCGCTCGCTCCCGTGCAGGTCGCGGTGCAGGACTTCGGCGCGTCGGGTGTCCTGGACATCGCCGGGGATCGCATGACGCTCCGCGGGGGCAGAGAGCTACTGTTCCTCGATCGGACGGATCCCCTGGATCTCAAGCTGCTGGGCAGCGCGAGCGGGTACGTCGTCTACACGGTGGCGCAGGGCGCCGAGGCGATCTTCGCCGCCGGCGCCGCGCCGGCGGGCCTCCAGATCTTCCCGCTGGCCTGCACGCCGACCGCCGCGCCCGATCCCGCCCCCGCGCCGGTGGCGCTCAGGGCCTGGCCCAACCCCTTCAATCCGCAGGTCACGCTGGAGTTCAGCCTGGCGACGCCCGCGCACGGTACGCTGGAGATCTACGACGTCGCCGGGCGCCGGCTCGCCACGGTCGCCGCGGGCAGCTTCGCGGCCGGCGAGAACCGGGCGGTCTGGGAGGGTCGGGATGAGTCGGGCCAGGCGCTGCCCTCGGGCGTCTACTTCGCGCGGCTCGCGGCGGGCGACGCGCGGGCGAACTGGAAGCTGGTGCTGCTGCGCTGA
- a CDS encoding response regulator transcription factor — protein sequence MSLRLVLADDHKMFRDGLRPLIERQPELRVVGETADGLELLALVEAQRPDLVVLDVSMPGLNGIEAARRIRQQQPDVRIAMLSMHADRRFVLEALKAGANAYLLKDDPFEALVRAIPRIMAGQVVLAERIGEQVVQEYVALAQREQGSAFGLLSPREREVLQLIAEGRSTKEIAGAHGVSVKTVESQRKQIMDKLDLHSVAELTKYAIREGLTSLD from the coding sequence GTGAGCCTTCGACTCGTCCTCGCCGACGACCACAAGATGTTCCGTGACGGCCTACGCCCGCTCATCGAGCGGCAGCCGGAGCTCCGCGTGGTGGGCGAGACCGCCGACGGCCTCGAGCTCCTCGCCCTGGTGGAGGCCCAGCGGCCCGATCTGGTGGTGCTGGACGTCAGCATGCCCGGCCTCAACGGCATCGAGGCGGCGCGGCGGATCCGTCAGCAGCAGCCCGACGTGCGCATCGCCATGCTGTCGATGCACGCCGATCGACGCTTCGTGCTCGAGGCGCTCAAGGCCGGCGCCAACGCCTACCTGCTCAAGGACGACCCCTTCGAGGCGCTGGTCCGGGCGATCCCGCGCATCATGGCCGGGCAGGTGGTGCTGGCCGAGCGCATCGGCGAGCAGGTGGTGCAGGAGTACGTCGCGCTGGCCCAGCGCGAGCAGGGTTCGGCCTTCGGCCTGCTCAGCCCGCGGGAGCGCGAGGTGCTGCAGCTCATCGCCGAGGGGCGCAGCACCAAGGAGATCGCGGGGGCGCACGGCGTGAGCGTCAAGACGGTCGAGAGCCAGCGCAAGCAGATCATGGACAAGCTGGACCTGCACAGCGTCGCCGAACTGACGAAGTACGCCATCCGCGAGGGGCTGACCTCACTGGACTGA
- a CDS encoding ammonium transporter, producing MFDTGNTGFMLVATSLVMLMTPGLAFFYGGLVGRRNVLSIMIQSFVSMGITTILWFAVGYSLCFSGGEGGVIGNLDMAFLRGVDPMTPFGAGQIPLYVFIAYQMMFAIITPALITGAFSNRVRFSAYLIFLVLWLLLVYFPFVHMVWGGGLLAKWGILDFAGGIVVHNIAGMAALASVLFVGKRRVEDSKPHSIPLVALGTGLLWFGWYGFNAGSQLQVDGITALAFLNTDVAASFAAIVWLIIEWSRSRKPHFVGLLTGAVAGLATITPAAAYVSTASAALIGVAAGVVCYLAVELKNKLRWDDALDVWGVHGVGGALGIILLGVLGSTAVNAAGADGLVNGGGRFFVGQVLAVVGSSIYAFVFTWVMLFIIDKVTPVKTTQTEEGTLDESLHGEQAYE from the coding sequence ATGTTCGACACCGGCAACACCGGTTTCATGCTCGTGGCGACCAGCCTGGTCATGCTCATGACGCCCGGCCTCGCCTTCTTCTACGGCGGCCTGGTGGGACGGCGCAACGTGCTGTCCATCATGATCCAGAGCTTCGTCTCCATGGGCATCACCACGATCCTCTGGTTCGCCGTGGGCTACTCCCTCTGCTTCAGCGGGGGCGAGGGTGGGGTCATCGGCAATCTGGACATGGCTTTCCTGCGGGGCGTCGATCCGATGACGCCCTTCGGCGCGGGGCAGATCCCGCTCTACGTGTTCATCGCCTATCAGATGATGTTCGCGATCATCACCCCGGCGCTGATCACGGGCGCGTTCTCCAACCGCGTGCGCTTCTCGGCCTACCTGATCTTCCTGGTGCTGTGGCTGCTGCTCGTCTACTTCCCCTTCGTCCACATGGTCTGGGGCGGCGGGCTGCTGGCCAAGTGGGGGATCCTCGACTTCGCCGGCGGCATCGTGGTGCACAACATCGCGGGCATGGCGGCGCTGGCGTCGGTGCTCTTCGTCGGCAAGCGTCGCGTGGAGGACAGCAAGCCCCACAGCATTCCGCTGGTGGCGCTGGGCACGGGCCTGCTCTGGTTCGGCTGGTACGGCTTCAACGCCGGCAGCCAGCTGCAGGTGGACGGCATCACCGCCCTCGCCTTCCTCAACACGGACGTCGCCGCGTCCTTCGCCGCGATCGTCTGGCTCATCATCGAGTGGTCGCGCTCGCGCAAGCCGCACTTCGTGGGCCTGTTGACGGGCGCCGTGGCCGGCCTGGCCACCATCACCCCGGCGGCGGCCTACGTGTCCACGGCCTCGGCGGCGCTGATCGGCGTCGCGGCGGGCGTGGTCTGCTACCTCGCCGTCGAGCTCAAGAACAAGCTGCGCTGGGACGACGCGCTGGACGTCTGGGGCGTCCACGGCGTGGGCGGCGCGCTGGGCATCATCCTGCTCGGCGTGCTGGGCTCCACGGCGGTGAACGCCGCCGGGGCGGACGGTCTCGTCAACGGCGGCGGGCGCTTCTTCGTCGGCCAGGTGCTGGCGGTGGTGGGCTCGTCGATCTACGCCTTCGTCTTCACCTGGGTGATGCTCTTCATCATCGACAAGGTCACGCCGGTCAAGACCACCCAGACGGAAGAGGGCACGCTGGACGAATCCCTGCACGGCGAACAGGCCTACGAGTGA